In Sphaeramia orbicularis chromosome 1, fSphaOr1.1, whole genome shotgun sequence, a genomic segment contains:
- the melk gene encoding maternal embryonic leucine zipper kinase, with the protein MPVERTEPRGADELHKYYEIYETIGSGGFAKVKLGRHILTGEMVAIKIMNKKDLGDDLPRVKVEIEAMKNLSHQHVCRLYQVIETSTQIFMVLEYCPGGELFDYIIAKDRLSEEETRVFFRQIVSAIAYVHSQGYAHRDLKPENLLIDADHNLKLIDFGLCARPKGGLGYELMTCCGSPAYAAPELIQGKAYIGSEADVWSMGVLLFALLCGYLPFDDDNCVVLYRKITRGKYDNPHWLSPGSILLLNQMMQVDPKRRLSVRQLLDHPWVLKEYNSPVEWHSRRPLGHIDEDCITEMAVNMKRSRESTTALVKEWRYDHTTATYLLLLSKKQRGKPVRLHAQPAFYEDSCSPLHQGIQSKEALHFSEDEDAVIVGSLDFCSDYIDDYPWSSVTPHTPQRVRETPNNKRVGSPAMERRYGHSPTPERGRTAAHHRQERRDRDKTRENKENIAVQEKDAEKFLLPPPHTPVSSKKNARPAKNVLTTPNQNVNAVSPKGGGSAAKEQNKKKVAETKEPADLEIVALSPERRSRSLDMAGLEDSGKKKRAGKVFGSLERGLDKMITMLTPSKRRALRDGPRKIKVQYNVTLTSQTNPDQVLNQILSILPTKNVDFTQKGYTLKCRTWGDFGKVTMAFELEVCLLQRPEVVGIRRQRLKGDAWVYKHLVEDILSTSSI; encoded by the exons GATGATCTTCCTCGTGTGAAAGTGGAGATTGAAGCAATGAAAAACCTCAGTCATCAGCACGTCTGTCGTCTCTACCAAGTTATTGAGACCTCCACCCAGATCTTCATGGTGTTGGAG TACTGCCCAGGCGGAGAGTTGTTTGACTACATCATTGCAAAAGACCGTCTTTCAGAGGAGGAAACCAGAGTATTTTTTAGGCAGATCGTGTCTGCAATTGCTTACGTCCACAGCCAGGGTTATGCACACAGAGACCTTAAACCG GAAAACTTGCTGATTGATGCAGACCACAATTTGAAGCTCATTGATTTTGGCTTATGCGCAAGACCTAAG GGAGGTCTGGGCTATGAGCTTATGACGTGTTGTGGAAGCCCTGCTTATGCTGCTCCTGAGCTCATTCAGGGAAAAGCATATATAGGTTCAGAG GCTGACGTGTGGAGTATGGGAGTGCTGCTGTTCGCTCTGCTCTGTGGATACCTGCCTTTTGATGATGATAACTGCGTGGTCCTCTACAGGAAGATTACG AGAGGTAAATATGACAATCCACATTGGCTTTCTCCAGGCAGTATCCTCCTCCTCAACCAGATGATGCAG GTGGACCCCAAGCGGCGTCTCAGTGTCAGGCAACTACTGGACCATCCCTGGGTGCTGAAAGAGTACAACAGTCCTGTGGAGTGGCACAGCAGACGGCCG CTTGGTCACATAGATGAAGACTGTATCACCGAGATGGCGGTCAACATGAAGCGATCAAGAGAGAGCACAACAGCACTGGTGAAGGAG TGGCGATACGACCACACCACAGCTACCTACCTTCTGCTGCTGTCAAAGAAGCAAAGGGGCAAGCCTGTCAGACTGCACGCTCAACCAGCTTTCTATGAGGACTCCTGCTCTCCATTGCACCAGGGAATCCAG TCAAAGGAAGCCCTTCACTTCAGTGAGGATGAGGATGCTGTCATTGTTGGCTctctggacttctgctctgactaCATTGATGATTACCCATGGTCTTCAGTTACACCACATACACCTCAGAGAGTGAGAGAAACCCCAAATAACAAG AGAGTGGGATCTCCTGCAATGGAGAGGAGGTATGGACACAGCCCGACTCCCGAGAGGGGGCGAACAGCAGCACACCACCGCCAGGAGAGACGGGACAGagacaaaaccagagaaaacaagGAGAATATTGCTGTGCAGGAGAAGGATGCTGAAAAATTCTTATTGCCTCCTCCTCATACTCCTGTGTCCAGTAAGAAGAATGCACGACCCGCCAAGAATGTTTTGACCACACCTAATCAAAATGTCAATGCAGTTTCACCTAAAG GTGGAGGCAGTGCCGCTAAAGAGCAGAACAAGAAGAAGGTAGCAGAGACCAAGGAGCCTGCAGACCTTGAAATAGTGGCTTTGAGTCCTGAGCGAAG GTCTCGCTCTTTGGATATGGCAGGTCTGGAAGACAGCGGGAAGAAGAAAAGAGCAGGGAAAGTGTTTGGGTCATTGGAGAGAGGCCTCGACAAGATGATCACCATGCTCACTCCCAGCAAGAGACGAGCTCTGCGTGATGGTCCTCGTAAGATCAAG GTTCAGTACAATGTGACCCTGACTAGCCAGACCAACCCAGATCAGGTTCTTAACCAGATTCTCTCCATCCTGCCCACAAAAAACGTTGATTTCACACAGAAAGG GTATACTCTTAAGTGCCGGACATGGGGTGACTTTGGGAAGGTGACCATGGCCTTTGAGTTGGAGGTGTGTCTTCTGCAGAGGCCAGAGGTTGTTGGAATTCGGCGCCAGAGGCTGAAGGGGGACGCCTGGGTCTACAAGCACCTTGTGGAGGACATCCTCTCCACATCCAGTATTTGA